Proteins encoded in a region of the Gigantopelta aegis isolate Gae_Host chromosome 13, Gae_host_genome, whole genome shotgun sequence genome:
- the LOC121387241 gene encoding dentin sialophosphoprotein-like: MILVSILSRDHLRMTSPTRKAFSNLKGVTNKKLVRPLRTLLANGRQKIIETYYSDTCNSETCNSETYYSETCNSETCNSETNYSETCNSETCNSETNYSETNYSETYYSDTCNSETCNSETYYSETCNSETCNSETNYSETCNSETCNSETNYSETYYSETNYSETCNSETCNSETNYSDTCNSETCNSETYYSETCNSETCNSETNYSETCNSETCNSETYYSETCNSETNCSDTCNSETCNSETNYSDTCNSETCNSETCNSETYYSETCNSETCNSETNYSETCNSETCNSETNYSDTCNSETCNSETCNSETCNSETYYSETCNSETCNSETNYSEICNSETCNSKNYYSETCNSETNYSDTCNSETCNSETNYSDTCNSETCNSETNYSDTCNSETCNSETCNSETYYSETCNSETCNSETNYSETCNSETCNSETNYSDTCNSETCNSETYYSETCNSEINYSETCNSETCNSETYYSETCNSETCNSDTNYSETCNSETNYSDTCNSETCNSETCNSETNYSETCNSETCNSETYYSETCNSETCNSETNYSETCNSETCNSEINYSDTCNSETCNSET; encoded by the exons ATGATACTGGTCTCCATTTTAAGTAGAGATCATCTTCGCATGACAAG TCCAACAAGGAAGGCGTTTTCTAACCTGAAGGGCGTGACAAACAAAAAGCTTGTCCGACCATTACGGACATTACTTGCTAACGGACGACAGAAGATAAT tgaaacctactACAGTGACACATGCAACAGTGAAACATGCAACAGTGAAACCTACTACAGTGAAACATGCAACAGTGAAACATGCAACAGTGAAACCAACTACAGTGAAACATGCAACAGTGAAACATGCAACAGTGAAaccaactacagtgaaaccaactacagtgaaacctactACAGTGACACATGCAACAGTGAAACATGCAACAGTGAAACCTACTACAGTGAAACATGCAACAGTGAAACATGCAACAGTGAAACCAACTACAGTGAAACATGCAACAGTGAAACATGCAACAGTGAAaccaactacagtgaaacctactacagtgaaaccaaCTACAGTGAAACATGCAACAGTGAAACATGCAACAGTGAAACCAACTACAGTGACACATGCAACAGTGAAACATGCAACAGTGAAACCTACTACAGTGAAACATGCAACAGTGAAACATGCAACAGTGAAACCAACTACAGTGAAACATGCAACAGTGAAACATGCAACAGTGAAACCTACTACAGTGAAACATGCAACAGTGAAACCAACTGCAGTGACACATGCAACAGTGAAACATGCAACAGTGAAACCAACTACAGTGACACATGCAACAGTGAAACATGCAACAGTGAAACATGCAACAGTGAAACCTACTACAGTGAAACATGCAACAGTGAAACATGCAACAGTGAAACCAACTACAGTGAAACATGCAACAGTGAAACATGCAACAGTGAAACCAACTACAGTGACACATGCAACAGTGAAACATGCAACAGTGAAACATGCAACAGTGAAACATGCAACAGTGAAACCTACTACAGTGAAACATGCAACAGTGAAACATGCAACAGTGAAACCAACTACAGTGAAATATGCAACAgtgaaacatgcaacagtaAAAACTACTACAGTGAAACATGCAACAGTGAAACCAACTACAGTGACACATGCAACAGTGAAACATGCAACAGTGAAACCAACTACAGTGACACATGCAACAGTGAAACATGCAACAGTGAAACCAACTACAGTGACACATGCAACAGTGAAACATGCAACAGTGAAACATGCAACAGTGAAACCTACTACAGTGAAACATGCAACAGTGAAACATGCAACAGTGAAACCAACTACAGTGAAACATGCAACAGTGAAACATGCAACAGTGAAACCAACTACAGTGACACATGCAACAGTGAAACATGCAACAGTGAAACCTACTACAGTGAAACATGCAACAGTGAAATCAACTACAGTGAAACATGCAACAGTGAAACATGCAACAGTGAAACCTACTACAGTGAAACATGCAACAGTGAAACATGCAACAGTGACACCAACTACAGTGAAACATGCAACAGTGAAACCAACTACAGTGACACATGCAACAGTGAAACATGCAACAGTGAAACATGCAACAGTGAAACCAACTACAGTGAAACATGCAACAGTGAAACATGCAACAGTGAAACCTACTACAGTGAAACATGCAACAGTGAAACATGCAACAGTGAAACCAACTACAGTGAAACATGCAACAGTGAAACATGCAACAGTGAAATCAATTACAGTGACACATGCAACAGTGAAACATGCAACAGTGAAACCTAG